From the genome of Deinococcus sp. AJ005, one region includes:
- a CDS encoding phospholipase D-like domain-containing protein, with protein sequence MSNLPRQLLRIIFAALGGITATTTLVWLATRDKRRPVWTLVLTLLATLAGIVLTVSLVWYAAGPGDRKTRPAMRVLIFSAVFGVILTLLLARLLIGPAVEALPDAQVFLRAYVAVLAASLAVTAGFALIGALSAGALPLTKMGVPFRARPYRVGVALAVAGGVLMVPALLILVGTAVYQQGALGGNLHLSVLLGVVAALYGLLAGLVLGLLTVRVGQVWQPALAGLLGAGLGGVVCGLLFPLLGVSGVIRSGWGFVLIVMVLVTVIHLSWGLGVRRAMTRIVELGEKRTGHPLQVASRVQVNVVATLSLAVLASVLGLTRTLGEFVTSRPVNPAPLRVTQPANRSAMSACSEPTNALERVVWQVTTQDNRPDLSCQNEVYPLIRMPGPSSAGMPGEVVAPVDLAAEKALESQDPAAASGFDDVAALVLSARREVMFTTMQWQEGTLNPGQTLARALAGLYARVRADPAAYPDGMDVRLTLGNFPVVSTFEWGAEIWGALRDLKSAGVPLDDPAHGWRMRLGNYVGTFPHSHVKLLVIDGELLMGAGFNYGFGHFPRNHPSGKGDNLFDLALVTRGPVAQDGVTVFEDLWIRSKVVECDAEPDPANPQQGCRLGARGVRGGPPEVRDAYPAGTQRVFSLYRREGFTEADQAVVAVLGAARSRVDLLQVNFSMDVSCIVALLNPALCTERDRLPYMTALLDALERGVRVHLMTDEGGLGGIENRIALAYLGREMSKRGIPAARFQARWFPTPLHAKAILVDGEMLVVGSMNMHYSSWTQGPLGLAEYDLATTAPSVVSEFAGIYSDYWPQSEKVVLPPFLTETGVGQR encoded by the coding sequence ATGAGCAACCTGCCCCGCCAATTGCTGCGGATCATCTTCGCGGCGCTGGGCGGCATCACGGCCACCACCACACTGGTCTGGCTGGCGACACGCGACAAACGTCGGCCCGTGTGGACCCTGGTTCTGACTCTGCTGGCGACGCTGGCGGGCATCGTCCTGACCGTGAGTCTGGTCTGGTACGCCGCCGGGCCAGGAGACCGTAAAACGAGGCCTGCCATGCGAGTTCTGATTTTTTCCGCCGTCTTCGGGGTGATCCTCACGCTTTTGCTGGCCCGTCTGTTGATTGGTCCTGCCGTGGAGGCATTGCCTGACGCGCAGGTGTTTTTACGGGCCTACGTGGCAGTGCTGGCGGCTTCACTGGCTGTGACGGCAGGGTTCGCGCTGATCGGGGCGCTGAGTGCCGGGGCGCTGCCACTAACGAAGATGGGTGTGCCCTTCCGCGCTAGACCGTACCGCGTGGGCGTGGCGCTGGCGGTGGCTGGGGGCGTACTGATGGTCCCGGCGCTGCTGATTCTGGTGGGCACGGCAGTGTATCAACAGGGAGCGCTGGGCGGAAATCTGCACCTCAGTGTGCTTCTTGGTGTGGTGGCCGCGCTGTACGGGCTGCTGGCGGGTCTGGTGCTGGGCCTGCTGACCGTGCGCGTGGGGCAGGTGTGGCAGCCCGCGCTGGCTGGATTGCTGGGAGCCGGGCTGGGCGGCGTGGTCTGCGGCCTGCTGTTTCCGCTGCTGGGCGTGTCAGGCGTGATCCGCAGCGGCTGGGGCTTCGTGCTGATCGTGATGGTGCTGGTGACCGTGATCCATCTGTCCTGGGGTCTGGGCGTGCGCCGCGCCATGACCCGCATCGTGGAGCTGGGCGAGAAGCGAACAGGCCACCCGTTGCAGGTGGCCAGCCGCGTGCAGGTCAATGTCGTTGCCACCCTTTCGCTGGCGGTGCTGGCCTCGGTGCTGGGACTGACCCGCACGCTGGGCGAATTCGTGACCTCCCGCCCAGTCAACCCGGCCCCCCTGCGCGTCACACAGCCGGCCAACCGCAGCGCCATGTCGGCCTGCTCCGAACCCACCAATGCGCTGGAACGCGTGGTCTGGCAGGTGACTACCCAGGACAACCGCCCGGACCTGTCCTGCCAGAACGAGGTCTATCCCCTGATCCGTATGCCCGGCCCCAGCTCAGCGGGAATGCCCGGCGAGGTGGTGGCCCCGGTGGACCTCGCCGCCGAGAAAGCGCTGGAAAGTCAGGACCCGGCGGCGGCCAGCGGGTTTGATGACGTGGCGGCGCTGGTCCTGAGTGCCCGGCGTGAGGTGATGTTCACCACCATGCAGTGGCAGGAGGGAACCCTGAACCCCGGTCAGACGCTGGCAAGAGCGTTGGCTGGGCTGTATGCGCGGGTCCGGGCCGATCCCGCCGCCTACCCAGACGGTATGGACGTGCGCCTGACGCTGGGCAATTTCCCGGTGGTGTCCACCTTTGAGTGGGGGGCCGAGATCTGGGGGGCGCTGCGCGATCTCAAGTCGGCGGGCGTGCCGCTGGATGACCCGGCGCACGGCTGGCGGATGCGGCTGGGCAATTACGTGGGAACCTTTCCGCACAGCCACGTCAAGCTGCTGGTCATTGACGGCGAACTGCTGATGGGTGCGGGCTTCAACTATGGCTTTGGGCATTTCCCACGCAACCATCCATCGGGTAAGGGCGACAACCTGTTTGATCTGGCCCTCGTCACGCGTGGCCCGGTGGCCCAAGACGGCGTGACCGTTTTTGAAGACCTGTGGATCCGCAGCAAGGTGGTGGAATGCGACGCCGAGCCAGACCCTGCCAACCCGCAGCAGGGCTGCCGCCTGGGGGCGCGTGGCGTCCGGGGCGGACCGCCCGAGGTTCGCGACGCCTACCCGGCGGGAACGCAGCGCGTCTTCAGCCTGTACCGCCGCGAGGGCTTTACCGAGGCCGATCAGGCGGTGGTGGCCGTGCTGGGGGCTGCCAGAAGCCGCGTTGATCTGCTCCAGGTCAACTTCAGCATGGACGTGAGCTGCATCGTGGCCCTGCTGAACCCGGCGCTATGTACCGAGCGGGACCGCCTGCCGTACATGACGGCCCTGCTGGACGCCCTGGAACGTGGGGTCAGGGTCCATCTGATGACTGATGAGGGCGGTCTGGGCGGGATTGAAAACCGCATCGCCCTGGCCTATCTGGGCCGCGAAATGAGCAAGCGTGGCATCCCCGCCGCCCGTTTTCAGGCCCGCTGGTTTCCCACGCCGCTGCACGCCAAGGCCATTCTGGTAGACGGCGAGATGCTCGTGGTCGGCAGTATGAACATGCACTATTCGTCTTGGACACAAGGGCCGCTGGGTTTGGCCGAATATGACCTCGCCACCACCGCGCCATCCGTGGTCAGCGAGTTTGCCGGGATTTACAGCGACTACTGGCCGCAATCCGAAAAAGTCGTGTTGCCGCCCTTCCTGACCGAAACGGGTGTGGGACAACGTTGA